The following proteins are encoded in a genomic region of Spirochaetota bacterium:
- a CDS encoding glyceraldehyde-3-phosphate dehydrogenase, with amino-acid sequence MSTISPKSPVGINGIGRIGKLLTWIMSTKDDLEEIVISTGRKTGKSLEDLVTYLGYDSTYGPYARFLFGYKKEKAIEIKNDAIYMNGKKLVWMNESNFRAPGTIPWSKYGVEVVFDTTGKMTDPTSSEDNSLRGHLNNAKKVILTAPFKIKNKGTTMPDDAVTVVGGVNFDKYDPAVHKIISNASCTTNCCAPPIKALVEHFGDKFISYALTTVHAATNSQKVLDVLPKDGEKDCRKTRSIMNNIIPSTTGAANAVIEVIPEIRTLGIGSQASSLRVPTSTASIVILDISLIGEYDNAYIHGIFKKYSERNPDIMMFSDRQLVSSDIIGSYYSTIYDSPFTHRRTTKRDEKLYTMVDLNFWYDNEFGYVGSLDRLYNLVVGKR; translated from the coding sequence ATGAGCACCATATCGCCTAAATCACCGGTTGGAATAAATGGTATCGGGAGGATCGGGAAGCTTCTGACGTGGATAATGTCAACGAAGGACGATCTTGAGGAAATAGTGATTTCAACAGGAAGAAAAACCGGCAAGTCCCTTGAGGACCTTGTTACATATCTCGGGTATGATTCGACCTACGGCCCCTACGCGCGTTTTCTCTTCGGATACAAAAAGGAAAAGGCGATTGAAATAAAGAACGATGCGATCTACATGAACGGCAAGAAGCTGGTATGGATGAATGAATCGAATTTCCGGGCCCCGGGGACCATTCCCTGGTCAAAGTACGGAGTCGAGGTCGTGTTCGACACGACCGGTAAGATGACCGATCCGACATCCAGCGAGGATAACTCGCTGCGAGGCCATCTCAACAACGCCAAGAAGGTCATCCTGACGGCGCCCTTCAAGATCAAGAACAAGGGCACCACGATGCCCGATGACGCGGTCACGGTCGTGGGCGGGGTCAATTTCGACAAGTACGATCCGGCGGTGCACAAGATCATATCCAACGCCTCCTGCACTACCAACTGCTGCGCGCCCCCGATCAAGGCCCTGGTGGAGCATTTCGGGGACAAGTTCATATCCTACGCCCTCACCACGGTGCATGCGGCCACTAACTCACAGAAGGTCCTTGATGTCCTTCCCAAGGACGGGGAAAAGGACTGCCGGAAGACCCGGAGCATCATGAATAATATCATACCTTCGACGACCGGCGCCGCCAATGCCGTCATCGAGGTCATCCCGGAGATCCGCACCCTCGGGATCGGATCGCAGGCGTCATCCCTCAGGGTGCCCACCAGCACGGCGTCCATCGTCATCCTCGACATTTCCCTGATAGGCGAGTATGACAATGCCTATATCCACGGCATTTTCAAGAAATACAGCGAGCGTAACCCCGATATCATGATGTTCTCCGACCGGCAGCTGGTCAGCTCGGACATCATCGGGAGCTACTATTCCACGATATATGACTCGCCCTTCACGCACCGGAGAACGACCAAGCGCGATGAGAAGCTCTACACCATGGTCGACCTGAACTTCTGGTATGACAACGAGTTCGGATATGTGGGCAGCCTCGACAGGCTCTATAACCTTGTTGTCGGCAAGCGGTAG
- a CDS encoding pirin family protein, producing the protein MKKYRPISRILKGKPTLEGAGVRLNRVFGYYEVPLLDPFLLLDDFHSDNPDEYVKGFPWHPHRGIETMTYMFQGSIRHEDSIGNKGVIHSGDAQWMTAGSGIIHSEMPDQDRGLLWGLQLWVNLPAGLKMSEPRYRDISSGSVPIVESGGVAVRIIAGDYEGTRGPAQDIAADPHYLDITIGEGKTFEVEQQRSRKVFAYVIEGTASFGQDGHSIGPGTLALFSEGDAVQISAGNTAARLILVSGNPIGEPVAWQGPIVMNTEQELAIAFDEYYNGTFLKHKRGK; encoded by the coding sequence ATGAAAAAATATAGACCCATATCGCGAATATTGAAAGGAAAGCCGACCCTTGAAGGAGCCGGAGTCAGGCTCAATCGCGTCTTCGGCTATTATGAAGTCCCGCTTCTCGATCCCTTTTTATTGCTCGATGATTTCCACTCGGACAATCCCGATGAATATGTTAAAGGATTTCCCTGGCATCCCCACCGCGGCATTGAAACCATGACCTATATGTTCCAGGGCTCCATCCGGCATGAAGACAGCATCGGGAATAAGGGCGTGATCCATAGCGGCGATGCCCAGTGGATGACCGCCGGAAGCGGCATCATTCATTCCGAGATGCCTGACCAGGACCGGGGGCTCCTATGGGGCCTCCAGCTCTGGGTGAACCTCCCCGCGGGCCTTAAGATGTCCGAACCACGGTACCGGGACATATCTTCGGGGAGCGTTCCCATTGTCGAATCCGGCGGAGTGGCGGTGAGAATAATAGCTGGCGATTATGAAGGGACCAGGGGGCCTGCGCAGGATATTGCGGCAGACCCGCACTATCTTGATATAACCATCGGGGAGGGAAAAACATTCGAAGTGGAACAGCAGCGGAGCCGCAAGGTCTTCGCCTATGTCATTGAGGGGACGGCCTCCTTCGGGCAGGACGGCCATTCCATCGGCCCGGGGACCCTTGCTCTTTTCAGCGAAGGGGACGCCGTCCAGATCTCGGCGGGGAATACTGCGGCTAGGCTTATCCTGGTCTCCGGCAACCCCATCGGGGAACCTGTTGCCTGGCAGGGACCCATCGTGATGAACACGGAACAGGAGCTGGCCATTGCCTTTGATGAATACTATAATGGGACCTTTCTCAAGCACAAAAGGGGGAAATGA
- a CDS encoding DUF763 domain-containing protein, producing the protein MKRSGYADMPLHYGHVPPWLYERMTRLGGAIVEAIVAEYGTSEVLRRLSDPFWFQAFGSVLGMDWHSSGITTSVMGSLKQAINPISKELGIFICGGRGKHSRRTPDEISAIADAKSLDGAYLVRCSRLSAKIDNTAVQDGFQIYLHSFILTDEGEWAVVQQGLNDGTGLARRYHWHSPRITSFVEEPHASIYGRNRGCILNLVDAKAGTARDGIVSIAREDPSAMMKEVRKIIMPRRHDVTGDDVNLKRLGGVLALAHDRGLRDFEGMLLLEGLGPRTMQSLALVSEVIYGTPTRFDDPARFSFAHGGKDGKPFPVPLRVYDETIEQLRSAVNRSRIDHSDKLKALKGLAKAVRVIEEKHDPCADFDKTIEMEIRDSHRYGGRTVFGEVKGPDDEQLELF; encoded by the coding sequence ATGAAACGTTCCGGTTACGCTGATATGCCGCTCCATTACGGCCATGTACCACCTTGGCTCTATGAACGGATGACAAGGCTCGGGGGCGCCATAGTGGAGGCCATCGTCGCCGAATATGGCACATCCGAGGTGCTGCGGCGCCTGAGCGATCCCTTCTGGTTCCAGGCCTTCGGGTCGGTCCTGGGAATGGACTGGCATTCATCTGGAATCACCACCTCCGTGATGGGTTCCCTCAAGCAGGCGATCAATCCCATTTCAAAAGAACTGGGCATCTTCATCTGCGGGGGCAGGGGCAAGCATTCCCGCCGCACACCCGATGAGATCAGCGCCATCGCTGACGCGAAGAGCCTTGACGGCGCCTATCTGGTCCGGTGCAGCAGGCTCAGCGCTAAAATCGACAATACCGCGGTGCAGGACGGATTCCAGATATACCTGCACTCATTCATTCTGACCGATGAGGGTGAGTGGGCCGTTGTCCAGCAGGGCCTCAATGACGGCACCGGCCTGGCCCGGCGCTATCACTGGCATTCGCCTCGCATTACGTCCTTCGTGGAAGAGCCTCACGCCTCGATATACGGCCGTAACCGCGGATGCATCCTTAACCTGGTAGACGCAAAAGCAGGTACGGCGCGGGACGGCATCGTCTCCATCGCGCGGGAGGACCCGTCCGCCATGATGAAGGAGGTCCGGAAGATCATAATGCCGCGGCGCCATGACGTCACCGGGGATGACGTTAACCTGAAGCGTCTCGGCGGCGTTCTCGCCCTGGCCCATGACAGGGGGCTCCGCGATTTCGAGGGCATGCTGCTCCTGGAGGGGCTCGGTCCGCGGACCATGCAGTCCCTGGCCCTGGTGAGCGAAGTCATCTACGGGACGCCGACGCGGTTCGACGACCCGGCGCGCTTCAGTTTCGCCCACGGAGGGAAGGACGGTAAGCCCTTTCCCGTGCCGTTGCGCGTGTACGATGAGACCATTGAACAGCTGCGAAGCGCGGTCAACAGGTCAAGGATCGATCATTCGGACAAACTGAAGGCTTTGAAAGGCCTTGCGAAGGCCGTGCGGGTGATCGAGGAAAAGCACGATCCCTGCGCCGATTTCGATAAGACAATAGAGATGGAGATCAGGGATTCCCACCGTTATGGCGGGCGCACCGTTTTCGGGGAAGTGAAAGGCCCTGACGATGAGCAGCTTGAATTATTTTAA